The following are encoded together in the Primulina tabacum isolate GXHZ01 chromosome 18, ASM2559414v2, whole genome shotgun sequence genome:
- the LOC142533494 gene encoding uncharacterized protein LOC142533494, with protein sequence MTSSKRGAAFSIEEDKLLVMAYLDVSQNPIIGINQSRDRLWSRVAATYNEQLAGNSTEPRTTKALQCRWFNINKIVQNFSSCVSQVELSRPSGASEKDILDQAKALFKQSAGSTWRLDHVWSLLKDQEKFRSSNAILPNFIPNRGNIDSSQSDYSPNTESPTPDSGGLSGFAINLDEDNPSGGSSQRPIGIKKAKAKRKATEEHLKDISTMAKCTEKMVAVMENAEVHRQQLIAVEKQRNAIMAFKEENKILRMNHMCVDESVRAYLIKEQQKIWQKRMETGDGSDGTSTPFGLFFGGTSPSGSDLPPY encoded by the exons ATGACTTCATCTAAACGTGGTGCTGCCTTCTCAATCGAGGAGGACAAACTACTCGTGATGGCTTATCTTGATGTCTCCCAAAATCCAATAATTGGTATAAACCAATCACGCGATAGGTTATGGTCACGAGTGGCAGCTACATACAACGAACAACTCGCTGGTAACTCAACAGAGCCTCGAACTACTAAGGCCCTCCAATGTCGCTGGTTCAACATAAACAAGATTGTCCAAAACTTTAGTTCATGCGTTAGCCAGGTGGAACTTAGTCGTCCAAGTGGTGCTTCTGAGAAAGACATT TTGGATCAAGCAAAAGCCTTATTTAAGCAATCAGCTGGGTCGACTTGGCGGTTGGATCATGTATGGTCTTTGCTTAAGGACCAAGAGAAGTTTAGGTCATCAAACGCTATTTTACCGAATTTCATACCAAACCGCGGGAATATCGACTCATCCCAATCTGACTATTCTCCCAACACAGAATCACCAACACCCGATTCTGGAGGGCTATCTGGATTTGCTATAAACCTGGATGAAGATAATCCATCAGGAGGGAGTTCTCAGCGTCCAATTGGCATAAAAAAGGCCAAAGCCAAAAGAAAAGCTACTGAAGAACACTTGAAGGACATTTCCACCATGGCCAAATGTACTGAGAAAATGGTGGCTGTTATGGAGAATGCTGAGGTACATCGACAACAACTCATTGctgttgagaaacaaaggaaTGCGATAATGGCTTttaaagaagaaaacaaaatactAAGGATGAACCATATGTGCGTTGATGAATCAGTCCGTGCATACTTGATCAAAGAACAACAAAAAATTTGGCAAAAAAGAATGGAGACGGGGGATGGCTCAGACGGAACTTCTACACCATTTGGACTGTTCTTCGGAGGAACTTCACCATCCGGGTCCGACCTTCCACCATACTAG